From the Desulfarculaceae bacterium genome, one window contains:
- a CDS encoding VTT domain-containing protein, which produces MARAQRLAVLVDGEEFFDALVQVAQQAQHSLYVLSWDIDSKLHLNRGHDEPPLYLGEFLSRLSEKRPQLRVYILNWDFAMIYALEREFLPIFHLGWRTDGGVRFAMDGKHPLGASHHQKVIVVDDELALLGGFDLARNRWDTHEHSPEDTRRINSRGKNYGPFHDVQAMVQGPAAACLGELFRWRWQRSQGEELSAPPEAGADPWPGEVAPAFHDIEVALARTLPAYDGEPEIREVERLHLDAIASAQHFIFLENQYLTSWKIGQGLAERLREAEGPEVILILPRRAVGWLEESTMHALRIRLLRRLREADQHGRLKVYYPHVPGLGEGEFVNVHSKVLIVDHQLLKVGSANASNRSMGLDTECDLAIEAGDPKTASGIAALRDRLLGEHLDVAPEDVGVAVREKGSLIAAVESLRGPGRSLRELDEHPPEWLDPELMDRDLLDPEKPIEAKSLAKKFLPDETRLASKGKLVGLLILLLVLGGLAVAWRWGPLSGVLDASALASWAYRFSHGATGVLLVLGAFLLGGAVMLPVTLLMLATGLVFSPWLSPLYALGGCLLSAVAFYWIGRLLGREAVERLAGDGLNELSRRLAEHGIINVAIMRNLPVAPFTVVNLVAGASHISFRDFALGTALGLLPGVVLFTTFAGRVKSAIQDPGPWQIAAVVAAAAALFLLAAWSKRRLTAEEKDEA; this is translated from the coding sequence TTGGCACGCGCCCAACGCCTGGCCGTGTTGGTGGACGGTGAGGAGTTTTTTGACGCCCTTGTTCAGGTGGCACAACAAGCCCAGCATAGCCTTTACGTCCTCAGTTGGGACATCGACAGCAAGCTGCATCTAAACCGGGGCCACGACGAGCCTCCCCTTTATTTGGGCGAGTTCCTCAGCCGGTTGAGCGAGAAACGTCCCCAGTTGCGGGTTTACATCCTCAACTGGGACTTCGCCATGATCTACGCCCTGGAGCGTGAGTTCCTACCAATCTTCCATCTAGGCTGGCGCACCGACGGCGGGGTGAGGTTCGCCATGGACGGCAAGCACCCTTTGGGAGCCTCGCACCACCAAAAGGTGATCGTGGTCGACGACGAGCTGGCCCTGCTGGGCGGATTCGATCTGGCCCGCAACCGCTGGGACACTCACGAGCACTCTCCCGAGGACACGAGGCGGATCAATTCCAGGGGGAAAAACTATGGCCCCTTCCACGACGTGCAGGCCATGGTGCAGGGCCCGGCGGCCGCCTGCCTAGGTGAGCTCTTCCGCTGGCGCTGGCAAAGATCGCAGGGCGAGGAACTCTCCGCGCCGCCCGAAGCCGGGGCCGACCCTTGGCCCGGGGAGGTCGCGCCCGCTTTTCACGATATCGAGGTAGCCCTGGCGCGGACCCTGCCGGCCTATGACGGCGAGCCTGAAATCCGCGAAGTGGAGCGGCTTCATCTCGACGCCATCGCCTCGGCCCAGCACTTCATATTCCTCGAGAACCAGTACCTCACCTCCTGGAAAATAGGCCAGGGCCTGGCCGAGCGTCTGCGCGAGGCCGAGGGGCCCGAGGTGATATTGATCCTCCCCCGGCGGGCGGTGGGCTGGCTGGAGGAAAGCACCATGCACGCCCTGCGCATCCGCCTGCTGAGAAGACTGCGCGAGGCGGACCAGCATGGTCGCCTGAAAGTCTACTATCCCCACGTCCCCGGACTGGGCGAGGGAGAGTTCGTCAATGTGCATTCCAAGGTGCTGATCGTGGACCATCAGCTTTTGAAGGTGGGCTCGGCCAACGCCTCCAACCGCTCCATGGGCCTGGACACCGAGTGCGACCTGGCGATCGAGGCCGGCGACCCAAAGACGGCCTCGGGTATTGCCGCCCTCCGAGACCGCCTGTTGGGCGAGCACCTGGACGTGGCCCCCGAGGACGTGGGCGTGGCGGTGCGGGAAAAGGGCTCCTTGATAGCGGCGGTGGAATCCCTGCGTGGCCCGGGGCGCAGCCTGCGGGAGCTGGACGAGCATCCGCCCGAGTGGCTGGACCCCGAGCTGATGGACAGGGACCTCCTGGACCCGGAAAAGCCCATCGAGGCCAAGAGCCTGGCCAAGAAGTTCTTGCCCGACGAGACCCGCCTGGCCTCCAAAGGCAAGCTGGTCGGCCTGCTGATTCTCCTGCTGGTACTGGGAGGCCTGGCCGTGGCTTGGCGCTGGGGCCCCCTGTCCGGGGTGCTCGACGCCTCGGCCCTGGCCTCCTGGGCCTACCGGTTCAGTCACGGCGCCACCGGGGTGCTTTTGGTGCTGGGGGCCTTTTTACTGGGCGGGGCGGTGATGCTGCCGGTGACTCTGCTCATGCTGGCCACCGGCCTGGTCTTCAGCCCCTGGCTCAGCCCGCTCTATGCCCTAGGCGGCTGCCTGCTAAGCGCGGTGGCCTTCTATTGGATCGGCCGCCTGCTGGGGCGCGAGGCGGTGGAGCGGCTGGCCGGCGACGGCCTCAACGAACTGAGCCGCCGGCTGGCCGAACACGGCATCATCAACGTAGCCATCATGCGCAACCTGCCGGTGGCCCCCTTCACGGTGGTCAACCTGGTGGCCGGGGCCTCGCACATCAGCTTCCGCGACTTCGCCCTGGGCACCGCTTTGGGCCTGCTGCCCGGGGTGGTCCTGTTCACCACCTTCGCTGGCAGGGTGAAAAGCGCCATACAGGACCCCGGCCCCTGGCAGATCGCCGCCGTGGTGGCCGCCGCCGCCGCGCTGTTCCTGCTGGCCGCCTGGTCCAAGCGCCGTCTGACGGCGGAAGAAAAGGACGAGGCTTGA
- the secG gene encoding preprotein translocase subunit SecG, with translation MDTITLIIHLLSSVTLVLVVLLQTGKGASIGAAFGGSSQTVFGSAGAATFLSKLTTVVAIVFMLTSLGLAILGHQGAPSSVMEGTGKAAAPMAAPAKQAAPAAPAPAPKTPAPATK, from the coding sequence ATGGACACCATTACCCTGATCATTCATCTCCTGTCCAGCGTAACCCTGGTCCTGGTGGTCCTCTTGCAGACCGGCAAGGGCGCCTCCATCGGCGCGGCTTTCGGCGGGTCTTCCCAGACCGTCTTCGGCAGCGCCGGCGCGGCCACTTTCCTGAGCAAACTGACCACCGTGGTGGCCATCGTGTTCATGCTCACCTCCCTGGGCCTGGCCATCCTAGGCCATCAGGGCGCGCCCTCTTCCGTCATGGAGGGCACGGGCAAGGCCGCGGCCCCCATGGCCGCTCCGGCCAAGCAGGCCGCTCCGGCTGCTCCGGCCCCAGCCCCCAAGACCCCGGCTCCGGCCACCAAGTAA
- the tpiA gene encoding triose-phosphate isomerase, producing MARRLLIAGNWKLNKTVEEAVTLAGDIASGLVRDDLDVLVIPGFLALEPVALSLSSSPVLVGGQNLFWEDEGAYTGEVSGPFLKAAGARYVLVGHSERRQYFGETERTCRLRMEAALRAGLLPILCVGETQAERESGQTEGVLESQLAGALAGFMPGHANKITIAYEPVWAIGTGLTASNEQANEAHAYIRAWLGARFNKDVANSTRILYGGSVKSSNAAGLLNQPEVDGALVGGASLSAESFLGIIQAA from the coding sequence ATGGCGCGCAGACTGCTCATTGCCGGCAACTGGAAGCTCAACAAGACCGTGGAAGAGGCGGTTACCCTGGCCGGGGATATCGCCTCCGGCCTGGTGCGCGACGACCTGGATGTGCTGGTGATCCCGGGCTTTTTGGCCCTGGAGCCCGTGGCGCTGAGTCTGAGCTCCAGCCCGGTGCTGGTGGGCGGCCAGAACCTCTTCTGGGAGGACGAGGGCGCCTACACCGGCGAGGTAAGCGGGCCTTTCCTCAAAGCGGCCGGGGCGCGCTACGTGCTGGTGGGCCACAGCGAGCGGCGACAGTACTTCGGCGAGACCGAGCGCACCTGCCGCCTGCGCATGGAGGCCGCGCTGCGGGCCGGGCTGTTGCCCATCCTCTGCGTGGGCGAGACCCAGGCCGAGCGCGAGAGCGGCCAGACCGAAGGCGTTTTGGAGAGCCAACTGGCCGGGGCCCTGGCCGGGTTCATGCCGGGACACGCCAACAAGATCACTATCGCCTATGAGCCGGTGTGGGCCATCGGCACCGGTTTGACCGCCTCCAACGAGCAGGCCAACGAGGCGCACGCCTATATTCGGGCATGGCTAGGGGCCCGATTTAACAAAGACGTTGCGAACTCCACCAGAATCCTGTATGGAGGTAGTGTCAAGTCGTCCAACGCGGCCGGCTTGTTGAATCAACCCGAGGTGGACGGAGCCCTGGTAGGCGGGGCCTCCTTGTCCGCCGAAAGCTTTCTGGGGATTATCCAGGCGGCCTAA
- a CDS encoding phosphoglycerate kinase: protein MQYINQVDLAGKRVLIRVDFNVPLDAEGNITDDNRIRAALPTINYALDEDAKVIVASHMGRPKGKPAEEFSMAPVARRLGRLLKKEVTMAPDCVGPEVEKLIEQMKPGQVVMLENLRFHKGETDNEPEFGQALGKLCDVYVDDAFAVAHRENASVVAVVNYAPISVAGFTMKKELDYFRRAMLDPARPLAAVLGGAKAMTKLPALENLLEHADKIVIGGAMANTFLMSVGIDVGKSLHEPELVPVANVLLKNAKAAGVKVYIPVDCVVADRFDRHAETKLVTVLDVPKEWMIMDIGPATSLLYREALRDCKTIIWNGPMGAFEMDAFSRGTYNMVSTVAQTYAMTIIGGGDTDVAVSNAGEIENISYISTGGGAFLALLTGEVLPAVEALGGYTGLENGGSAH from the coding sequence TTGCAATACATAAATCAGGTCGATCTCGCCGGCAAACGGGTGCTGATCCGGGTTGACTTCAACGTGCCTTTGGACGCGGAAGGCAACATAACCGACGACAACCGCATCCGGGCCGCCTTGCCCACCATCAACTACGCCCTGGACGAGGACGCCAAGGTCATCGTGGCCAGCCACATGGGCCGTCCCAAGGGTAAGCCTGCCGAGGAGTTCTCCATGGCTCCGGTGGCCCGCCGCCTGGGCCGTTTGCTCAAAAAAGAGGTCACCATGGCCCCGGACTGCGTGGGCCCCGAGGTGGAGAAGCTCATCGAGCAGATGAAGCCCGGCCAGGTGGTGATGCTGGAGAACCTGCGCTTCCACAAGGGCGAGACCGACAACGAACCCGAGTTCGGCCAGGCCCTGGGCAAGCTCTGCGACGTGTACGTGGATGACGCCTTTGCGGTGGCTCACCGCGAGAACGCCTCGGTGGTAGCCGTGGTGAACTACGCCCCCATCAGCGTGGCCGGCTTCACCATGAAGAAGGAGCTGGACTACTTCCGGCGGGCCATGCTGGACCCGGCCCGGCCCCTGGCGGCGGTCCTGGGCGGGGCCAAGGCCATGACCAAGCTCCCGGCCCTGGAGAACCTCCTGGAGCACGCGGACAAGATCGTCATCGGCGGGGCCATGGCCAACACCTTCCTGATGAGCGTGGGCATCGACGTGGGCAAGAGCCTGCACGAGCCCGAGCTGGTGCCCGTGGCCAACGTGCTCTTAAAAAACGCCAAGGCCGCCGGGGTGAAGGTTTACATCCCGGTGGACTGCGTGGTGGCCGACCGCTTCGACCGCCACGCCGAGACCAAGCTGGTCACCGTGTTGGACGTGCCCAAGGAATGGATGATCATGGACATAGGGCCGGCCACCAGCCTGCTCTACCGCGAGGCCTTGCGCGACTGCAAGACCATCATCTGGAACGGGCCCATGGGCGCCTTTGAGATGGACGCCTTCTCGCGCGGCACCTACAACATGGTCTCCACAGTGGCCCAGACCTACGCCATGACCATCATCGGCGGCGGCGACACCGACGTGGCGGTGAGTAACGCCGGGGAGATCGAGAACATCAGCTACATCTCCACCGGCGGCGGCGCCTTCCTGGCGCTCCTCACCGGCGAGGTGTTGCCCGCGGTGGAGGCCCTGGGCGGCTACACCGGCCTGGAAAACGGCGGCTCGGCCCACTAG